The following proteins are encoded in a genomic region of Cryptomeria japonica chromosome 11, Sugi_1.0, whole genome shotgun sequence:
- the LOC131060337 gene encoding probable disease resistance protein At1g58390 — translation MASVLAEGVVKKVCEMAIQQAANEAKILCNSTEDLEWLQSRFMEINCVLSEADEESSSQKESVKNWLHRVRDIAWEAEDILEEFAVDSLYARNQFCCLSCSQLIPRHKMGRRIQEVKARLSSVVADGNQLNIVRAAVPHVDEAESSSRSQGQQFKRWSRLPSDSKPVDIQSKIESMVSLMECLTDEQSWRLFCAHAFPKSEENRAPENLEEVARKIVKKCGELPLAIKITAASLASTTLLSDWQSKLNKLEKVGNSNDRVMDILKLSYDSLPAHLKACFAYLSFFPEDKVIECEYLIYLWKGEGFIPARENPWDCLDQLANLCLLDVWEHWEDEELTKYCKIHDLLLDLAKLISSENKCAFGLEDAFSKLHSVNTGGVWWCRLFLAKKDIDEHAISERRPVFPTLVRTLSLSCNAQIGRRIPAMFFFCNAQIGGKIPAMLFSGMRVLRVLDLSHTNIFTLPASVTEMKLLKVLNLRDTKIRKVPKCVRSLKSLSYLDVSGCSQFRHRQAPKWISELRCLQHLEGPFTRLPKGMSKLESLRTLRTWTLHLSKITCMKCGVLRLEDVGKMREIEEIEFYVEDVTQLKKMEEGILAPLGKMRRLKVYNKIRGMRGKSGLDPPQFPERMNAMRDLEHLELDHFAVPPWICCLANLRYLYLYYCDCSNYPELQTMQNLVVLRLWGDNRCRELPRAFGKSGGFPQLRFLEISEFPELEEFPEMEDGAMACLEELELCSCGKLNKVGEGLEGLKSLKKICLTESGNMLEEGGTYWKKIKDKNPQITIDVEDVFA, via the coding sequence ATGGCATCCGTGCTTGCAGAGGGTGTTGTTAAAAAAGTTTGTGAGATGGCCATCCAACAAGCGGCTAATGAGGCTAAAATACTCTGCAACTCCACAGAAGACCTTGAATGGTTGCAGAGCAGATTTATGGAAATCAATTGTGTCTTGAGTGAAGCCGATGAAGAGAGTAGTAGTCAAAAGGAGTCTGTAAAAAACTGGCTTCATAGAGTTCGGGACATTGCCTGGGAGGCAGAGGACATACTCGAAGAATTTGCTGTGGATTCTCTGTATGCCCGAAACCAATTTTGCTGTTTGAGTTGTAGTCAATTGATTCCTCGCCATAAAATGGGCAGAAGAATTCAAGAGGTGAAAGCCCGGTTGAGCTCCGTTGTTGCAGATGGAAACCAACTGAATATAGTTCGTGCTGCTGTGCCTCACGTAGATGAAGCAGAATCATCAAGTAGATCCCAGGGACAACAGTTTAAGAGATGGAGTCGCCTGCCCAGTGATTCAAAACCAGTGGACATACAGTCCAAGATTGAAAGCATGGTGAGTTTGATGGAATGTTTGACAGATGAACAGAGTTGGCGGCTGTTTTGTGCTCACGCATTTCCTAAGTCTGAGGAAAATAGAGCGCCGGAGAACTTGGAGGAGGTTGCTCGTAAGATCGTGAAGAAATGTGGGGAGTTGCCACTTGCAATCAAAATCACAGCAGCATCTCTGGCGAGCACTACATTGCTAAGTGACTGGCAGTCCAAATTGAATAAGCTGGAAAAGGTAGGCAATTCTAACGACCGTGTCATGGATATTCTCAAGTTGAGTTACGACTCACTCCCTGCACATTTAAAGGCTTGTTTTGCTTATCTTTCCTTCTTTCCCGAAGATAAGGTGATAGAGTGTGAGTATCTCATATATCTATGGAAGGGAGAAGGATTCATTCCGGCAAGAGAGAACCCTTGGGATTGTTTAGACCAGCTTGCCAATCTTTGTCTACTTGATGTATGGGAACATTGGGAAGATGAGGAGCTGACAAAATATTGTAAAATTCATGATCTATTGCTTGACTTGGCAAAACTCATATCCAGTGAAAATAAATGTGCATTCGGTCTTGAGGATGCCTTCTCAAAATTGCACTCTGTGAATACAGGTGGTGTCTGGTGGTGTCGCCTATTTTTGGCGAAGAAAGATATTGATGAGCATGCCATCTCAGAGAGACGCCCTGTTTTTCCCACACTTGTCCGCACACTGTCGCTCTCCTGTAATGCCCAAATTGGAAGAAGGATTCCGGCAATGTTCTTTTTCTGTAATGCCCAAATTGGAGGAAAGATTCCGGCAATGTTGTTTAGCGGTATGAGAGTTCTGCGGGTTCTGGATTTGAGCCATACAAATATCTTCACATTGCCTGCATCTGTTACAGAGATGAAACTTCTCAAAGTCTTGAATTTAAGAGACACAAAGATTAGGAAGGTGCCCAAGTGTGTGAGAAGCCTTAAGAGTCTCTCTTATCTTGATGTCTCTGGTTGCAGTCAATTCCGGCATAGGCAGGCACCGAAATGGATAAGTGAACTGAGGTGTCTTCAGCATTTGGAAGGTCCGTTTACGAGACTGCCAAAGGGAATGTCAAAGCTGGAGTCTTTGCGAACACTGCGAACATGGACTTTGCACCTGTCCAAAATTACATGTATGAAATGTGGTGTGTTAAGGTTAGAGGATGTTGGCAAGATGAGGGAGATTGAGGAAATAGAGTTTTATGTTGAGGATGTAACACAGTTGAAGAAGATGGAAGAAGGGATCCTTGCGCCCTTGGGAAAGATGCGTCGGCTGAAAGTATACAATAAAATCCGTGGAATGCGAGGTAAATCAGGATTGGATCCTCCACAGTTTCCGGAGAGAATGAATGCAATGAGAGATCTGGaacatctggagctagaccatttTGCAGTGCCACCTTGGATATGTTGTTTGGCAAATCTCAGGTACCTCTACTTATACTATTGTGATTGCAGTAATTACCCGGAATTGCAAACAATGCAGAATCTAGTGGTTTTGAGGTTGTGGGGGGACAATAGGTGCAGAGAATTGCCAAGGGCGTTTGGAAAGTCGGGAGGGTTTCCACAGCTACGTTTTTTGGAGATAAGCGAATTCCCTGAATTGGAGGAGTTTCCAGAAATGGAGGATGGAGCAATGGCATGCCTGGAGGAGTTGGAATTATGTAGTTGTGGGAAGCTGAATAAAGTGGGAGAGGGATTGGAGGGGTTGAAAAGTCTCAAGAAGATCTGTTTAACTGAGTCTGGGAATATGCTGGAGGAAGGTGGGACATATTGGAAAAAAATCAAAGACAAAAATCCTCAAATAACTATTGATGTTGAGGATGTGTTTGCATGA